In the Ornithodoros turicata isolate Travis chromosome 5, ASM3712646v1, whole genome shotgun sequence genome, GACATCCAGAACCACATCCAGAACCAcacaacctactagattatagcgaccatatcaTAATGGGCAAAACCCAATGAGGAGCCCGttcgcacgatccgctagggacGCTACTCGTCGGCCTGCGAGATCAGCATCATGATTGGActatggaaatttgaattttgaacgcgcagaggCGGACGCACGgtaaccgtagcagacgacagaaactgttcctatgaaaacgcgtagaatgatgatgataatcaactttagaaggaagCATCTCTCGGTGGGACATCCACTGCTTGTACAAAActactaaggtaagctaaagtacagagtactacagaaattgaggaagcaataatcGCGCCGATGAGTAACGCCACCGCTATAGCTtctaaatgcggcgctgggaagggccGCCTATGACGTAGTCGTTATGACTAGGGTTCCGCgatttcggttttaatcgaaaaacatcgaatacagaggaacattccagGAACCATGACAGATACATCGCTGCACATACCCAGCTTAAGATTCCAACATGCCAAGTAAGCTTTcatttattactcttcttttcttggtatttgctatatggttggatgacctgcgaccacattgagtgttccagggtcaatcCTCTTCTCGCGGATCGGGTGCGCTGGCtggaatctcattcttctgccattgtagGTGCCCTACCGCGCTTGTGAACCTTTTAAGGACGTGACATCAAGTACAATATCGGTCACCGGCCTTTAGTTGTTTAGTGGAGAGGTTACAACAGTACATACACCTCCACTTTCCACGTACGGCGGTCCTGTCTTTCCGCGGCACCcgagatgggaagaaaaaggaagaaggcCTCGGACTacgtttgcgaaaatcaagattTTGAACTGTCAGGCAAGGAAGGTGCTGTCGTATGGAAGTAGCGTCGCGTGACAGTTAATGTGGGCTGTGGAAGAGGTGCCGCGCGCATGTCGGAGCACGTGCAATCGCGGCGCCACGTGAATCTGAAGAATCCTCGTAACGAACAAGGTGAGCAAATGCCTTCCGGTCATTCTTTGCAGCACTAATATAGAACTCGAACTTGTACTTCGTACTGGTGAAACTGGTAACTCgcattggttgttgttgttaaggctgcgttagacgcgcacaacactgaaattacattgtaattgctattcgccgataactgtcgagtaaaccatgtacacgcaaggaaaaacataaaaaaaaactccgatttcgcgaaaatcaataaacatcgaaaaatgtacgccgaatccgcccaaaaataaacatcgaaaacgcggaaccctaaccTAGTAGGTCGTGTCCAGAACACGTCATGGGTACTTGGTATTGTTTGCATACCTTGTCAaagctcactcatgctcaatgtggcgAATGAGTTGAGCGTGCGTGACCAAACGGGGAGCAGAGCGGGAGATGAGTTAACGGGTGTCGCAAGTGCCGACGTCCGCTTTGTGGCTACCGTATGGGTAGTAATTCGTAGAATGGTACTGCGTTTCTTTGCACCATATGGGAAAATGAGTTTTAAAAAAGCGCTTCATCTTTTATCTGATTTCCGTTTCTCTTCTTCAACACGTCGAAATGTGGTTTTACCGAACACGCGTTCTCGCGCTGTTTCTGAACATCGGTACTTAATTTCACATAACGTGCCACAGAGCTACAGCGACCAGCTACGGCCGCAGCTAGCGTGCTCCGGCTAACCGAACGCCATGAAACTTTGTCCTCGTCGACGAAGAGAATTTTTATGTGCCATAAAAGTTCGTCTGTGGGAAGTTTCACGTGTTTCTTATGTTTCTGAGCGCATACGAGCGACGACAGCATTTCTCTTCTATGAAAGAAAGGAATACAAAACAAGGGTCGAGCCACCTTTTTACtacttttatgcatttattacCCTTTTACTACTTTACGTTTCCTTGTGTGACACAACGTCTCGCGGCTATCGCATAGTAACACAAGCGGTAACATCGTGATAACGCGTGATAAAATGCTTGACAGTTAAAAGCGTAGCATCCTGGAAATACACCGAATATGTTTGCACATTGAAAATGACGAGAGGGTAAATCAACTCCCAGGTACTTTGTCCGTTAGTTGTTCACGGGTTGCACGGGCTCCCCACGTGTCATTAATTAGTATTTTTTTTACCAGGCACCACCTGCAAGAGTGCAGGGTCTGCGAACAATTGTCTCATACACAGAACGCCGGCAAAATTGTAAACACTTTACAAGTTTGAGCCACTTTACTCCTCACTGCCAGAATGTTTAATGAGTTGTAATCGCAGTTTGGGAAGACCGACACAGGCTATGTCCTCGTTGCAACTCTTGACACGTAATTAGTTTTAATTATACTCACGAGGGCGCCTCGGAAAATACATGTTAACCCTTTCAAAGATCGCCGagattttttcatgtttttttatACTGGATTCGCTGACGTGAAAAGGAGTGCCATGAGCAGGCGTCCCCGTGCGAAACATGCGAGCCTGACACGTCGCAATAAACAAGAAAGTGTTCTTTCTTCTGAGCGAGGACATCGTATTATTCCATCGTTGATGCTCTCGACTTTTTGAGATGACTTCAGCGTCGACGCCTTTCTAAGGTAGCTAATGAGGCGCGTGATATGAAAATGAATAGAACTTTAACGCGTTTTAGACGCCGTCTAGGCGTGGGAGCTGAACACTTAGGCAAGAGTAGAGTAAATGAGGTTGCCTACGCGAGAATGGTGTCCGAATACCGATGAAGCGTCAAAATTGGTAAGTGATGATACACGACAATGAGTTTTTGGTGTACACAGAAAGCGCCTTTACGGTGATGGTGCCCTGGTACTGACGGGTATAACTTTCGCACGGGGAGTTGGGACAATGGAGATAGCTATGTATGAACGGTTTTAAAGTATAGGGTAAAGTGTTCGTCTCTAATTTCTGATTGCAGCGTAGTTTTATGCGTCCCCAAACGACATCGCTTTCACTTTAACGATGTCTCTTCGCAATGTAACGACAAAGAGAAATACTGAAACGGGGTTTGTATACTGCgtttttacagcgtcagctgtatagtgAAGACTTTCCCGAGACcgcgtcggcgtcgtcggcTTTCGCATAtccgcacaaaactcttatcACATCTGGGCCCAGCGCTGGGAGTAAGGAGGAGAATCCCaccagtttacaaccgctatcgacggaaagtgagataaaaaccaaagtacgccagttttacagcgtcagctgtgtcGTGCAGCTTCCCACAGCTGCTTGTGGTGGCCGTGTGCTACTTCTCGCCTCGCGCCGCGCCGGAACGCATCCGGCCGCGGCTTTATCGTGTATGTACTCTCGCCTTACCGCACGCAcaagcttctcgtcgtcggagacttcaacgtggacgtttcacacgacaccactttcctaagtgatatGTCCGAACAACTGGACCTTACGCTGTGCACCGACATCTTCAGATCATTATCAGGCTTGGCGTCCGGAACAGTTCCCTCCttcaggacaccactcacctcACTAACCGTTTCAGCaaccacaaatcaatactcatcacgcttcaataaatttgtctacacactttcatgcggcctcatttcaccacgCGCACAGCTGACACTGAATTTCGCGTTGCacgagtcgtaaccgtcctgtaatttttttatattccgcgttagcgcctcaaagcaactgtggctatgagcggcgtacagatatggacagatggagagaggacagcaggaaggagtgggggacaggggaggttagtatgcgtcctgggccgttttcagggggaactgtgcagatattcgtctggaaagtcttcggaaacccatgaaaaacctcagacagcagagccggtggtaggattcgaacccaccacctcccagtcttcagcacgaggCTTGGCTACCAataacgagcgggacgcctcaATCCGCTCGGCTATGCCGCTGGTTGGTATACCACGTGACAAGTCAGTTCCTACAGGTATATTCCGCCCACAAAATCTAAAGATGTGCGTGTCTCGCTTAGGCGAGTGCAACACGCCTTTCTACGCGTACATTGTCTACTGTACTTCAGAGGACACTTTGGAGAAGACATTTATGCTATAGGTAAGATCGACGATATGGAACGGCATGTGCATGGATGAGATGGATGTGGATAACGTCATGGAGGCTGGAGACATGTCTTGGAACAGACCACCGAAGAGCCCATGGGCTACGACTAAACACATTCTGCTCACTGTTGTTATAAACAATCACGGCACGTTCCTTTTGCTTTCTGGTACGGTGTTCTCCTGTGTGGACCTGTACAGGGTGACAGCAGTTCCATAAGCACAATAGAAAAACTAGCTCGCGATGTGAAGTGGCGGTTCTACGACAGACAACACATAAGGCGAAGAAAGCGTCATTCTCATGAGCATCAACACACTGCGCTGCACGTTCACACACTGCCAGcaagatcatcatcatcaccatcacgtTCTGGCTTGAACCATCGATGTTTTACGGGGTCGAAATCTTTTACTGGAGCGCGGTCCTCGCTATTGTTGAAGGACAAGGGGACGACGCGTCGGCACTAAAAGCTCATGGCGTCATACCTGATGTGATCAGCGACGCACCTGCGCAAACACTTGCAGTCAAGTATAGCAGCACAGCCGTGATCATGGGAAGCAAATTGGACCTCGAGGTAGGCACCGCCTTATTGCGTCTCAAATGTCTTAGAGCAGGTGCAGCTGCAGTTCAGTCATAGTTTTAAAGGATGCTGGCTACAGAAGTTTCTAATAGAGGTAACGGAGGTAATATTGTAAgcttgcactctaaaaactctCCGCACCACAAGCTCATGGACACATACCGTTGTCACTCCCAATGTGAGGGGTGGGCAGGGTGTACGCCTTTCTGCGAATATCAATATAAGTGGCACGTGTCAGAAAAAATGCTTGGCTTGGAGCCTGCTGGGCgatgaagttctttttttttcttttttctttttgtgtgtgtgctgtgcGAACAGTCTTTCTAATTATGTAGTTTCTGGTGAGCTTGCCTTGACAAGCTGCAAAGCtaataatatttcttttttctttcttttgttgtaaAGAAGTACATATCGCATCCTCCCATTCACTGGTCACTCCTCCTCATTTCAACGCAGACGACATCGACGACGCCCACAATAGAGCTGCAGGCCACCGACGGCATGTTCACGCTTGTCATGGTTGACCCCGACGCCCCGAGCAGGAATGCTCCCAAGATGAAGCATTGGCGTCACTGGCTGGTGGTCAACGTTCCGGCTAATGGAGATATCGGAGCAGGGGATACGATTACAGAATACAATGGGCCTTCGCCTCCCGCGGGGAGTGGCCCGCACCGCTATGTCTTCTTGCTGTACGCGCAAAGCAGCCCCGTGGACGTGGATGCCTTCAAGATATCTTCCAACAGGGGCCAGTTCAATCTGGACACGATAACTAAGTTGCAAGGAGTCTCGCAACTGAAAGCGGTTAACTTCTTCATCGCAGAGAGAAGCGGTGCTCAGGCTTTGACCGGAACCGTTGGAAAGTTTCATTTTCTGCCGATATTAGCGTCCCTTCTGCTGTGCATTTCGTCTTCCGGTGAGGCGTGAATTCGTGCACGTGAGGCGCGAACATAGGGAAATAAATTAATGTTTTTGATTGTCGTATGCTTCTTATTATGGAAGGTGACTAATGTGTATTCAAACAAACCATTGCTTGGAAATTCAGGAGGTGGTCACTAGGGTTTGGTTCAGTTTTATGACACTTCTATTCTTCGAGAGCTAGCCCATctttgaagaagaaaaatgaaataaaataaaataaaaaatcaaatcTTTACGGTCCGTCAGACCTCTCCGCCAAAGGTCTTGGCTGTGTCTGCTAGCTTCTGGTCAACGATCGCTGTATCTTCAAAGGGTCGTAATGTGCATCTTATTGACCGTAACGCGGCATTTGTGGCGAAAAGGGCAGTGTACTGGAATTGCATACGTCCTATTTTGATGGCTGGTCGAAGTCGTACAACACTACTTGTCTTTTTGCAGCGCGAAAGCCTTATGGAGCGCTGAACTGTTCCTTTGCAGGTGCTTTGTACTTGATATTGTGATCATGCGATTAGCCCATGCAATGGCACGAGTCTAGCGGCTCCTCGCATACAGGGAAAGAAGAGGTGAGAACTGAAAGCACGCGACCGAACCATTACAGCTCGATGGGTGGAGATGCGTTGTTTCTCTGTGTTGCCATCGCCGCCGCCGTGGCTTGCGTTCAGGCAGACAACAGAGATGACTTGAGGAGGGCGCACGTAATACCTGACGTCGTTGACGAGGCGCCAGGCAGAACGCTTGTAGTGAAATACGATGACACCGAAGTACTCATAGGCAGACGGCTAGACCTAAAAGTAAGTTGCCTTCTCATGGTGCTCGTACGTGGTACACGTCCTTCTCATATACTTGTCACTGGCTCAAAGTGCGTCGTCGTCGCAATCGTGTTCCCTCTCACCTCGATAGCGTCTCTCTGACGCCTTTCCTCTTGGTGACGTAAAAAGTAAGAGGCAAACTCGATAAGAGATATCATGTGAGTCAGACTACGACTCAGTAAGTTGCTGCTTGAAAACTTGATCTGCAGTTCAGTGTAATTGATAAATGAAAAGCGAGGCAAGCTTCTCGCATTTAGTCTTTTTTCTTCGGTATCTCGCTGGTAAAGTCGCTTGACCTTTTTTGGGTGTAgctccgtatcgggaccactcgttttttaaAATCAGTGAAATCGTTACGCAGacaaatattgcatagaagtggaagaaagtcatatactgaatctaaaaatgtaagaattataaaagtCTGTGgtctagaagtttttttttatatgcatttcaacaaccccatgtGATGCCACTTCTAGCACAGGAGAAACACGGCAATGCTAAGtgtaacggattcgaaacttgccatcttgtaaaaggtagggtcgttgaattgggctaaatcacctcactttagtgaagTTAGTTCAGGTTGGGGTTCGACAAATTGGGGGTCTCgagggactaattaacagatatTTTAATAATCTTTTTAACTTTAGGGAACACATCACAATTgcatattaaagcctgatctccaCATGATGCGCGCGAACGCGCGAAGCGTGCGCTACAGACCTAATAGCGAGTTCAACTGGTCgctttcgtgcagaaaaagttgcGCTGGCTCGAATGTGCATGCCACACGGCCGCTTCAATCTAATGTGCGTCGCCTTTAATTGGTCCTTcggttcgctcttcgttcgtttaTAGGCTGAACCCACACTGGTGTACTACACTGCGGTGCACGAAAACGACCCGCTGAATTCGCTATAAATGTTACTTCCGTCGTCCGCTGTATAGAGCATGTAATCTGCAAAGGTGCAACAGTGACATTGATCGATATCCCCGCCttcacttaacgtcacagaaacACAGGCAAACCCGTTTCGaggtatgtttcacgatctttgttttctgtttacttttgTGCTTGCAAGGAGCTTTGTGCATCAGAGCTACATATCAGTGCTTATCGCACCGGAGAAGCGCGAGAGCCATGCGCACCAGAATGAGAGGAGTGATACGGCGAGCGACTCCGAACACGtggaggaagaaaagaaaacaacaagaaatacaaaacaaatatcttggaatatACCGCGGTAAAGATTCCCTACATCGCGCATGACGTTTTTCTatgacgttaagtgagggcggagttATCAACGTCGCTTCCGCTCTTTTGTCGACCACTTGCGGTTTACAGGAGACAACAGCGGTCAAATACTTAGGTCTATAGCGCGCGCTgtaattacttttgtgcttcatcagtagTCGAGCACATCACGCGGACATTAATATCGCAGTCGCAATGGGCTCTCTAAAgtcgataattaaaaagttgattaaaggTGATTAGTCCCCtaactgagaaaaaaaaaaaaaaacggtttcctagtagcagccccgtcgagtaatccaatctCAAAATGAAAAGCATCCTAAGgtaactcccctttttatgaaaattaaCTTTACAAAAATAACTATTTCCTTAGTACTCTGGCATGTAGTACTATGCTTGCATGATGCAATGAACCACGTGTATCAAACTGCCACATCGCCTTTAGGTCACGACGTCCGGCTAATGTTTCTCTGCCTTAAACAGACGACAGCCAATGCACCCGGCATCGAACTGGAACCGGACAAGGCCCTCTACACTCTGGTCATGGTAGATCCTGATGCACCGAGCAGAAAGAATCCAACACGCAAACATTGGCTTCACTGGCTCGTTGTAAACATACCCGCGAAGGGCGGTGTCTCTGCCGGCGACACCATCACTCCTTACAACGGGCCGAGTCCCCCGAGTGGAACGGGATTGCATCGCTACGTTTTTCTCCTTTACGCACAAACAAGCCCCGTCGAGCGAGAGAACCTCAAGATTCCCTCCGGCAGAGGCAATTTCAAACTCGCTACAGTCAAGTCAACGCCTGGTGTGTCGCACCTGACGGCAACAAATTTCTTCACCGCAGCCAACGCTGCCGTGTCGCCATTCGGTTTTAACATCACTCTTACCGT is a window encoding:
- the LOC135395223 gene encoding protein D1-like, with the translated sequence MGGDALFLCVAIAAAVACVQADNRDDLRRAHVIPDVVDEAPGRTLVVKYDDTEVLIGRRLDLKTTANAPGIELEPDKALYTLVMVDPDAPSRKNPTRKHWLHWLVVNIPAKGGVSAGDTITPYNGPSPPSGTGLHRYVFLLYAQTSPVERENLKIPSGRGNFKLATVKSTPGVSHLTATNFFTAANAAVSPFGFNITLTVFLVTLTLMLILA
- the LOC135395326 gene encoding protein D1-like encodes the protein MFYGVEIFYWSAVLAIVEGQGDDASALKAHGVIPDVISDAPAQTLAVKYSSTAVIMGSKLDLETTSTTPTIELQATDGMFTLVMVDPDAPSRNAPKMKHWRHWLVVNVPANGDIGAGDTITEYNGPSPPAGSGPHRYVFLLYAQSSPVDVDAFKISSNRGQFNLDTITKLQGVSQLKAVNFFIAERSGAQALTGTVGKFHFLPILASLLLCISSSGEA